The DNA segment CGGGTCGATGCTCGAGGAGGCGTACACGCGCGAGCGGCCGCGCACGTCGACCGCGCCCGGCGGCAGCTGTCGCCCGGCGACGAGATCGCACATGTGCGGATTCGCTTCGCCGAGCTCGCCCGACACCCACACCGCGCGCGGCGTGAACACGCCGGTGCGGCCGTCGGGCGTGCGCACGTCGCAGTAGCCATCGCTGCGCGGCGTGTAGACGTAGCCGTCGCGCACGTCGCGCTGGCTCGGCAACGCCGGCACCGGTCCCCAGTTCGTGAGCCCGAACTCCTCCATGCCCGCGACGGTGATCGCCCGCGAGTAGTTGCCGAATACGTCGTACTTCGTGTTCCCGTCCTGCGAGCTGCCCGTGACGATTTGCGGGTGCGTCAGGATCGTGTGATAGGCCTCCATGAAGGCCGACTGCACGACCTTCCAGTTCGCCTTCATGATCTTCGCGACGTGCGCTTCCTTGTATCGCTGCTCGTACGGCAGCACGGTGAAGTGACTCGACAGATCGCCGACGAACTTCTCGAGCGGCTCGCAGTTCCGGTCGGGGTTGATGAAGACGAAGCGGCCCCACTTGCCAACCTTCACCTCGGGCAGGTTCTGCTTCGACTTGTCGACGTACTTGAAGTCCCACTCGCTCGTGATCTCCTTGAGCGAGCCGTCGAGATTCCACGCCCAGCCGTGGAATGGGCAGCGAATCTCGGTCGCGCGCTTGCCGCCGCACTCCTTCAGCTTGCGCCCGCGGTGGAGGCACGCGTTGTAGAACGCCTTGAACGAGTCGGCGCCGGTGCGCACGACGAGGAACGACAGGCCCGCGATGTCGTACGCGATCGAGTCGCCCACCTCGGGGATGTCGTCCTCGTGGCACGCCATCTGCCACGCGCGCTTCCAGACTTTCTCGACCTCGAGGTCGTGGAACGCGCGCGACGTGAATTGCTCCACCGGCACGCGCGTGATGCCCTCCATGCGCGAGTCGCGGCGGAACGACTCCGGCGCGCGGCGCGGGTCCGCGTCGAGCAGGCGGTGGTACTTCTCCTCGATCTCCTTCGGTCCGTAGGGCATCGGGGCGTCCTCCTCGCGAGCTAGACGCTATCACGCGTGAAAGCGGGTTCGCGCCCGGCTTATGCTCGGACTCAACCTGAGGAGAACGCCATGAGCGCGCAGCGATCCGAAGAAGTGATGCGCACCTACCTCGCCGAGGTCGTCGGCAAGCGCCGCTACGAGCTGATCCCGCAGCTCGCGGCCGAGGACATGATCGACCACACGCAGCCCGTGAAGGGCCGGCAGGGCCTCGTCAACCACGTGACGAACTTCCACCGCACCTTTCCCGACGTGACGATTCAGATCAGACGCATCGTCGCCGGCGAGAACGACGCGGTCGGCTGGTGGAGCCTCAAGGGCACGCACTCGCAGGAGCTGTTCGGGCAGCAGGGCTCCGGCAAGGTGCTCGAGTTCGACGTGGTGAGCTTCTTCCGCCTGAAGGGCGGGATGCTCGCGGAGTATCACGTCGTGGCGGATGCGCTCACGGCAGCGATGCAGATGGGGCTGAAGCTGAAACCGGCCTGACTGCGCCTCTATGGGAGCAGCCGCGCCGCGCGATAGCGCGCGAACCACTTCCGCAGCATTTCGTCGGTGTAGAGCGTGTCGTGGAAGCCCGCGCGCCGGATCTTGATCGTCGAGATCGAGGACGCGCCGACGGCGCCGCGCGCGGTGCGCGCGAACACGAAGTCGGCGAACTGGAGCGATTGGCCGAGGAAGGCGTCGAGCGACGGCGCGACGAGCCCGCGCTGCGCGCGAACGCGATCCCACTCGTGCGCGTGCTTCGGCAGCTCGTCGGCAAAGCCGAGCGGCGCATCGTCACCCGGGCGCATGTCGAGACTCTCCGCGATCACCGGCCACTGATCGCGCAGTGAGAACAGCTCGCCGTTGGTGAGGTTGAGCGCTTGATTGCGCGCGCCCTCGGCGGCGGCCGCCCACTCGAACGCGCGCGCCATCAAGTCCGTGTCGGTCGCCTCGAGCAGGCTCCCGCTTCCACCCGGGTAGTGCAGCGGCTCTCCGCGCTGCTTCAGCAGCGCCGCGTACACGCCGATCGCCGCGAGCAGATTCATCGCGCCGCCGACCGCGAGCCCGACGACGAGCGCGGGGCGCATCACCGTCCAGCCCCACGCCTCACCTCGCTGGCGATCGGCGAGATAGTCCTGCTGCGCCCAGTAGAAGTTCGGGATCGCGCGGTCTTCGTCGCGGTCTTCGCGCGCGCCCGGGCGCATCGGCTTCACGTGAACGCCGTACGCCTTCGGACCCTGCAGGATCGTCACGTTGCGGAGCGCCCGCGACGCGCGCGCAATCGGCTCCAGCGTGTTGCGCAGCATCGCGCCGTTGCGATCGACGTGTGCCTGCTGCGTCCAGCCCGCGACGAGCTCGGGCTCCTCGTGCAGCGCTGCGAACACGATCTGCGTGACGTCGCTCATGCCGCCGAGCGCGGCCTTGCACGCTCTCTCGTCCGCGAGATCGAGCGAGAGCCAGCGCGCGCCGTGCGTCTCGAGCGGGGCGCGGCGCGAGATCGCGGTCACGGCGAAGCCGCGCCGCGCGAAGTGCTCCATCGCCGCGCGGCCGACGAGGCCGCTCGCGCCCGTGATGAGAATGTGTCCGCTCGGCATCGCTCTCGCTCCCGACGAGAGCGAGAGCTTGCGGTCTCGCCGTCGAGAATTCGAGGCGCAAGGCGCGAGATATCGTGGGCGCATGCAAACCAGTGCGCCTCGCTCCCTCTACGTTGCCCCGCTCCTCCCGCAGATCGCCGCGCAAGCCGCGCAGCGCACGGCGTCTCGGTCGTGGAAGTGCGGCGCGAGGCGGGCCGCTGGCGTGTCATCAATGAGTCGACGCGAAACCGGCGCATCACCGGCCACACTCCGATGCGCGCGGTCGGTCCGGCCGCCGGCTCGCCGCTGCTGCAAACCGGCGACGACCCGACGGGCACGCGCATTCTCGGCACGCTCAACAACTGCGGCGGCTCGGCGACGCCGTGGGGCACCTACGTGACCGGCGAGGAGAACTACGACTTCTACTTCGCGCAGCCGACGGCGGCGAACCTCACGCCAGAAGAGCGCCGCTACATGCAATCGGCGCTGAGCGGCTTGATCCGCGTCCACCGCGGCGACCCGCGCTTCGACATGCTCGTGGCCGGCAATCGGAACGAGCCGAATCGCTTCGGCTGGATCGTGGAGATCGATCCGTATCGCCCCGAGTCGACGCCGCTGAAGCTGACGGGCCTCGGCCGCTTCAAGCACGAGATGGCCGCGGTGCGGCTCACGCGAGACAAGCGCGCGGTCGCCTACTCGGGCGACGACGAGCGCAACAACTACATCTACAAGTTCGTCGCTTCGCGCACGGTGCAGGATGCGCGGCGGTTGCGGAAGAGCCCGCTCGAGGACGGCACGCTGTACGTCGCGAAGTTCGACGCGGGCGCCGTGAGCGGCGACGGCGCGGGCACTGGCCAGTGGATTCCGCTCACGCCCGACAACCCCGCGCTGGCCGGCTGGACGCTCGACCGCATCCACGTGTTCACGCGCCTCGCCGCCGACGCCGTCGGGGCCACGCGCATGGACCGTCCGGAGTGGATCAGCGTCGCGCCCGACGACCAGGTCTACGTGTGCTGCACGAACAACACGCGGCGCGGGCGCGCGACGACGAACCCGACGGAAGGCACAGGCAGCCTGCCCGAGAACTTCACGGCGCCGATCGACGAGGCGAACCCGCGCGGCGGCAGCGCGGGCAACCCGTTCGGCCACATCGTGCGCTGGAAGGAGGACGGCGACGCGGACGCGCTCACGTTCACGTGGGACATCTTCGTGCTCGCGGGCGACCCGGCGAACCCGCTCGGGCTGCCCGGCGGCAACGTCGTGGGCGACCTGTTCGCGGCGCCCGACGCCGTGACGGTGGATCGCGACGGCCGCGTGTGGGTGGGCACGGACATGTTCTCGTCCGAGCTCAGCACCGGCGCGTACACGATTTTCAATAACAACATGCTGCTCGCCGCCGACCCGGCCACGAAGGAGTTCCGGCGCTTCCTGGTCGGGCCCTCGGGCTGCGAGGTCACCGGCATCACGTTCAGCCCGGACCGGCGCGCGATGTTCGTGGACATCCAACACCCCGGAGAGCCGCCGGAGGTGTTCACGAACAACCTGAACAACCCGTCGACGCGCTGGCCGTGGCCGGACCCGAGTACTCCGGGTGACGTCAACACACGCCGGCCTCGCTCGGCGACGGTCGTGATCACGAAGGACGACGGCGGAGTCATCGGAACCTGATCGGTCCCCGCGAACCGGGGCTGGGCGCTGCGAGGCGCCCAGCCCTTTTCGCTTCGCGCTAGGTGACGCGCCTCATTCCCCGAGTGCGTCGCGTGCCGCTTTCGCGACCTCGGGGTCGCTGGCTCGCGCGAGCTCTCGCAGCGCGGCCTCCGCGAGCCGGTCGTCGGACCACTGCAGCTGCGCGAGCGCCGCGAGCACGACGCGCGAGTCCGCGTCGCGTGTCGCCGCGATCAGCGCATCGAGCGCGCGCGGGTCGTCGCTGTGGCCGAGCAGCACGATCGCGGCTTCACGTGCGCGAGGATCGGAGTCCCTCGCAGCGACGAGCAGCGCGTCGGCATCCGCGGGCGCCCTGCCGAGTGCGAGGATCTGGCGCACGCGTTCGTCGCTCGCGGGAGCGGGGTCGATCGCCGGAGCGGGCTCACGCTGGACGCGCGGTGCTTCCGGGCTCGCCTCGCTCGCCACCGGCGGGGCGGGCTCCGCGCTCGGCGCGCGCTCCGCGCACGCTCCGTCGCCGTCTCCGCCGCAAGCAAGCAGCGCGAGTAGGCAAGCGAACACGGCCGAGGAGCACTTCATGCGTCGAGTCTACGCCGCACGAGGCGCTGGCAGCGGCCGCCCCCTCGCGAGAAGATGCGTGCGATGCGCCCGCTGCTCGCGCTGCTCACCGTGTTCTTCGCCGCCTCCGCCGCTGCGGAGACAGAAGTCGTGTTCGTGCGCGACGTGTGGCCGATCTTCGCGCGGGATTGCGTCGCGTGTCACAGCGTGAAGCAGCGCTACGCGAACCTCCAGCTCGACTCGCCCGCGCGCATCCTGCAGGGCGGCGACATCGGGCTCGCTGTCGTGCCCCGTCAGCCTGAGAAGTCCGAGTTGATGCGACGCCTTCTGCTGGCGGTGGACTCGCCGGATCGGATGCCGCGCGAGCGCAAGGCGCTGACGCCGGCCGAGCTCGCGCGCATCGAGCGCTGGATCCGCGAAGGCGCGCAGTTCGGCGACTGGGTCGGCATGGGCGCGAAGTCGGGAGCCGTGAAGTGAGCGCGCAGATCACGCGACGCAGCCTGCTCGGCAGCGCGGCGGCAGGCGCGCTCGCGGCGAACGCGGGCACGGAGGCGAGCACGATGAGCGAGCGAAAG comes from the Deltaproteobacteria bacterium genome and includes:
- a CDS encoding NAD-dependent epimerase/dehydratase family protein codes for the protein MPSGHILITGASGLVGRAAMEHFARRGFAVTAISRRAPLETHGARWLSLDLADERACKAALGGMSDVTQIVFAALHEEPELVAGWTQQAHVDRNGAMLRNTLEPIARASRALRNVTILQGPKAYGVHVKPMRPGAREDRDEDRAIPNFYWAQQDYLADRQRGEAWGWTVMRPALVVGLAVGGAMNLLAAIGVYAALLKQRGEPLHYPGGSGSLLEATDTDLMARAFEWAAAAEGARNQALNLTNGELFSLRDQWPVIAESLDMRPGDDAPLGFADELPKHAHEWDRVRAQRGLVAPSLDAFLGQSLQFADFVFARTARGAVGASSISTIKIRRAGFHDTLYTDEMLRKWFARYRAARLLP
- a CDS encoding ester cyclase — translated: MSAQRSEEVMRTYLAEVVGKRRYELIPQLAAEDMIDHTQPVKGRQGLVNHVTNFHRTFPDVTIQIRRIVAGENDAVGWWSLKGTHSQELFGQQGSGKVLEFDVVSFFRLKGGMLAEYHVVADALTAAMQMGLKLKPA
- a CDS encoding aromatic ring-hydroxylating dioxygenase subunit alpha — protein: MPYGPKEIEEKYHRLLDADPRRAPESFRRDSRMEGITRVPVEQFTSRAFHDLEVEKVWKRAWQMACHEDDIPEVGDSIAYDIAGLSFLVVRTGADSFKAFYNACLHRGRKLKECGGKRATEIRCPFHGWAWNLDGSLKEITSEWDFKYVDKSKQNLPEVKVGKWGRFVFINPDRNCEPLEKFVGDLSSHFTVLPYEQRYKEAHVAKIMKANWKVVQSAFMEAYHTILTHPQIVTGSSQDGNTKYDVFGNYSRAITVAGMEEFGLTNWGPVPALPSQRDVRDGYVYTPRSDGYCDVRTPDGRTGVFTPRAVWVSGELGEANPHMCDLVAGRQLPPGAVDVRGRSRVYASSSIDPMDVVAQHRAMAHMQREGFRTVVGDLADQAADIEFAPIYFTLFPNFHPWGSFNRIVYRFRPNGNNPDEAIMECLYLAPIPKDGKYPKAVPIHWLGKDDDWVEAPELGMLAKVFNQDSRNLPFVQEGLHATAMQHLQLASYNETKLRHFHKLLEEWIARP
- a CDS encoding HEAT repeat domain-containing protein; translation: MKCSSAVFACLLALLACGGDGDGACAERAPSAEPAPPVASEASPEAPRVQREPAPAIDPAPASDERVRQILALGRAPADADALLVAARDSDPRAREAAIVLLGHSDDPRALDALIAATRDADSRVVLAALAQLQWSDDRLAEAALRELARASDPEVAKAARDALGE
- a CDS encoding DUF839 domain-containing protein, with amino-acid sequence MEVRREAGRWRVINESTRNRRITGHTPMRAVGPAAGSPLLQTGDDPTGTRILGTLNNCGGSATPWGTYVTGEENYDFYFAQPTAANLTPEERRYMQSALSGLIRVHRGDPRFDMLVAGNRNEPNRFGWIVEIDPYRPESTPLKLTGLGRFKHEMAAVRLTRDKRAVAYSGDDERNNYIYKFVASRTVQDARRLRKSPLEDGTLYVAKFDAGAVSGDGAGTGQWIPLTPDNPALAGWTLDRIHVFTRLAADAVGATRMDRPEWISVAPDDQVYVCCTNNTRRGRATTNPTEGTGSLPENFTAPIDEANPRGGSAGNPFGHIVRWKEDGDADALTFTWDIFVLAGDPANPLGLPGGNVVGDLFAAPDAVTVDRDGRVWVGTDMFSSELSTGAYTIFNNNMLLAADPATKEFRRFLVGPSGCEVTGITFSPDRRAMFVDIQHPGEPPEVFTNNLNNPSTRWPWPDPSTPGDVNTRRPRSATVVITKDDGGVIGT